One genomic region from Lacerta agilis isolate rLacAgi1 chromosome 13, rLacAgi1.pri, whole genome shotgun sequence encodes:
- the LOC117056942 gene encoding ubiquitin-associated protein 1-like produces MNCLQDVPFRVTISVADDSTEEANFVSAPEFEVPDCMEVLMCAMLQPKAKKMLTLLLLFPQHDFSLEKKVLYWVDSASQQDTPWYEVTTDVVPTAPPCWLLLLDSKENFPEAAGHKLTSVVPIRRCANLCAAAEKFSCTVNKSRLAKKVSKDGCLEEQGCSEGEESPSASSVESDGEEKPFSDSKHVPGTLPRFLSLPQCRPKTSPVLLATPSESISQKPPLVKQRQSMFLFNNVKHEFEGARKKLTAFMLPRNQAAVEPTMASRAFSLHQRSRSSRNLKYGPTSDVSLVGTLAPTPPTTPCCSPRPLTVAGLVPPIQKHKPTVPVQKDP; encoded by the exons ATGAATTGCCTGCAAGATGTACCTTTCAGAGTGACCATAAGCGTTGCAGACGACTCCACGGAAGAGGCAAACTTTGTATCAGCGCCTGAGTTTGAGGTGCCCGATTGCATGGAAGTCCTGATGTGTGcaatg CTACAGCCCAAGGCCAAGAAGATGCTGACTCTCCTTCTTCTGTTTCCACAGCACGATTTCTCGCTAGAGAAGAAGGTGCTGTATTGGGTAGACTCCGCCTCTCAGCAAGACACCCCCTGGTACGAAGTCACCACTGACGTGGTCCCAACGGCTccgccatgctggctgctgctgctggactcgAAAGAAAACTTCCCAGAGGCAGCAGGCCACAAACTGACTTCTGTGGTACCCATTCGACGGTGTGCCAACCTGTGTGCTGCGGCAGAGAAGTTCAGCTGCACTGTGAACAAGAGCAGGCTGGCTAAGAAGGTGAGCAAGGATGGGTGCTTGGAAGAGCAAGGGTGCTCCGAAGGTGAGGAGTCTCCCTCGGCTTCCTCTGTCGAAAGTGATGGTGAAGAAAAACCCTTCTCTGACTCCAAGCATGTTCCTGGCACTTTGCCTCGTTTCCTGAGTCTTCCCCAATGTAGACCAAAGACCTCCCCGGTGCTGTTGGCCACCCCTTCAGAGAGCATCAGCCAAAAGCCGCCTCTAGTCAAGCAGAGGCAATCTATGTTTTTATTTAACAACGTAAAGCATGAGTTTGAAGGAGCCAGGAAGAAGCTCACAGCTTTCATGCTCCCGAGGAACCAGGCAGCAGTGGAACCCACCATGGCGTCCAGAGCTTTCTCCCTCCATCAGCGCTCCCGGAGCAGCCGAAACCTGAAATATGGACCTACCTCTGATGTGTCTCTGGTGGGAACTCTTGCCCCGACGCCACCGACGACTCCTTGCTGTAGCCCAAGGCCACTGACTGTAGCGGGGCTTGTCCCTCCTATCCAAAAGCACAAGCCCACAGTTCCA